The Kiritimatiellia bacterium genome contains the following window.
GGCCAGGTCGCGGAGCATGAGATCGAATCCGTCCCAGCCCACCGTGTTGCCGTGGAGCTCGATCATGGACCAGTAGAGGCGGCGCGCCTCGTCCAGGCGCCGGGTCTGGCGCAGCGCCCAGCCGGCCTGGTAGGCGGCGTCGATGATGTTGTCGTCGTCGGGGTTCTCGCGGATGAACGCCGCGAAGGCCTCGGCCATGTCCTTGAGGTCGTCGGGTGTGCCCAGCGCCTTGAAGACCTTCGCGCACTGCGTCAGGGCCATGTACTGGAACGCCCCGGCGGGCTTGCCCACGCGCAGGTAGGCGCCCTTCGCGCGGTCCAGTTCGCCGATCGCCGCCAGCGCGTCGCCGAGGGTGACCAGCGCTTCCCACCGGAAGTAGTGCTCCGGGTTGGCCTCCACCCAGGCCTCCAGGGCCTTGGCCGCCTCCTCGAAATCCTCGACGGCGTAGCGGCAGAGCGCGGCGCGGTACGCCGCCTCGGGCGCGTACACGCTCATGGAATTCATCTCCGCGTACTCCTCGAACAGCGGCCGCGCCTCGGCGTACTGCCCGCCGTAGAACAGGGCGATCGGCAGCCAGTACTGGACCTCCGTCGCCAGGATATGCTGCGGGTACTTGGCCAGCCAGCCGCGCAGGACCTTCACCGCCTCTTCGAAGCGTTCCTGCATGGCCAGGGATAGCCCCAGGTAGAACTCGATGCGGGGCTTCTGGACGTGTTCCGGGAAGCGGCGCAGCAGCGCGCGCATGGCCACCTCGGCCTCTTCGAAGCGCTCCGTGTTGACGTAGGCCTCCCCGCGCAGGAACGCAACGGTGGGCACGTTGGGCCACTGGACCGGCGGGGGCGGCGCCGTGTCCGCCGCGGGGGTGACCGACAGGGCGGCCTCCGGCGGTGCGGCCCCGGCCCACGCGCCGACCTTGCGGTGCTTGGCGCGGTTCTCCGCCTGCCGCAGGCGGTGGGTGAAATCCTCCAGGCTGGTGCCGTCCGGCGGCGGGGTGCTGGCCCCGTGGATCCGGGCCAGGCCCTGCTCCACGAGCAGTTCGGCCAGGTCGTCCTCCCCGGCCTGGATCAAGGCATAGTACCAGGGCGCTTCCGGGGTTCCGCCGGCCTTTTCCCACTGCGTCAGCACCGCGAAGCCCGGCTGCAGCGTGCGCGCCACGAACTCGCTGGCATCCCGGCCCACGCGCACGACGTGCATGTCCGGGATGTCCCAGTAGGTCGCCTGCGCGATCAGGAAGGCGGAATTCTCGCGGTTCGTCTCGGCCGCGTCCACGAAGTAGAGACGGAAGGTATATTCCTGGCCGGCGTGGGAGACAGGCAACGTGTCGCCGTCGAACGGACGGCCGGGAATCAGCTGGCAATTGCTCAACTTCTGCCAGCGGGCCGCCAGGGCGTCCTGCGCGAGCAGCAGCATCCATCCTCCCAGCGCGGCGGCTATGGTGCGGGAGCAGCTCATCTCAATTCCGCTCCCACTCCGGGTCGTACCGGTCCAGGTAGCGGTCGCCCTCGGCGATCAGCTCGTCGAAGCGCCGGAGGCGCGACAGGCACAGCACCAGGTCGAAGTGGCCCGCCTCGCGGATCTTGTCCTCCGAGGCGACCTCGACGACCCGCATGAAGGCCACGCGGGCCTCCCAGAAGCGGTCCAGGTTGAAGAAGCAGCGGCCGATCCGGTGGAAGAGGCTGGCGTCGTAGTCCGGCAGCGCCTCGAGCTTCTTCAGCAGTTCCTCGCCCTGGGCCAGCGACCCTTGCAGCCGGCGCTCCTGCATGAAGCGCGCCTGGACCTGCTCGGGGGTGGGCTTGGCGCGGCGGAACCGGTCCAGTTCGGCGCGAAGGCCCTCCACGGTTTCGCGCTGCCGGCGCAGGAGCACGGCCCGGGGTTTCACGCGACGGTAGGCCTTGAGGGCCAGTTCGTACTCCGTCTCGTCGAACGCCGCGTCACCGATCTCGAAGGCCAGGAAATTGCAGTAGGTGACCACGCTCCAGCTGCGCGGCCGTTGCTCCAGCTTGCGGAGCATGTCGATGGCCTCCACCGCCTTGTCCTGGTCGAACAGCGCGCGCGCGATGAAGGCGCCCGCCTGGCCCCAGTAGTCGGAACCGGGAAACGCGCCCATGAAGTCGGTGAAGGCCTGGACCCCGTCGGCGAGCTTGTCCTGCAGCATGAAGGCCATGCCGACCTGGTAGGCCGCGTCCTCCGCGTACGCGGAGCGGGGATACTGCGCGAGCAGGTCCCTGTAGGCCGTGATCGCGGCGTCCCAGGCCTCCAGGATCTGGTGGGCCACGCCCACGCGGTACAGCGCCTCGTCGCGGAAACGCGCCGCGGGGTATTTCGTGGCGTAGGTTTTGAACGCCTCGATGGCGTCGGCGTGCTGGCCCAGGTTATAGAGGCAGCAGCCGTAGGCGTAGAAGGCCCCTTCCATCTGCGCGGCCAGCGAAGGCTCGTTGCCGAAATTGGCGATCAACTCCTTGAAGAAGCGGGCCGCCTCGGAGAAGTTGCCCGCCGCGAACTCGCCGACTCCCTTGCGGTATAGCTCCTCGGGACCGTCAGCCTGGGCTCGGCCCTCCGTCGCAGCGGCCAGAAACAGGCA
Protein-coding sequences here:
- a CDS encoding tetratricopeptide repeat protein — protein: MSCSRTIAAALGGWMLLLAQDALAARWQKLSNCQLIPGRPFDGDTLPVSHAGQEYTFRLYFVDAAETNRENSAFLIAQATYWDIPDMHVVRVGRDASEFVARTLQPGFAVLTQWEKAGGTPEAPWYYALIQAGEDDLAELLVEQGLARIHGASTPPPDGTSLEDFTHRLRQAENRAKHRKVGAWAGAAPPEAALSVTPAADTAPPPPVQWPNVPTVAFLRGEAYVNTERFEEAEVAMRALLRRFPEHVQKPRIEFYLGLSLAMQERFEEAVKVLRGWLAKYPQHILATEVQYWLPIALFYGGQYAEARPLFEEYAEMNSMSVYAPEAAYRAALCRYAVEDFEEAAKALEAWVEANPEHYFRWEALVTLGDALAAIGELDRAKGAYLRVGKPAGAFQYMALTQCAKVFKALGTPDDLKDMAEAFAAFIRENPDDDNIIDAAYQAGWALRQTRRLDEARRLYWSMIELHGNTVGWDGFDLMLRDLAGMYGDEPGGFPAVLAERKQKALDDKRLTLAARLNMADIQARPPEEQGRAAQILASSFKTEQLGLETLAWLGDQLAAQGKTNEAAVCFEQLLKIGPESRHAALAHTRLAEQLVKAGKPAEALAHADAALAYPAEPSLVMEATYFRARSLQAAERYSEAIADYSTVLANRASPRALKPESLLATAACLEAQGRPRHAIPYYQRVYVLYGAYTGAVAQAYLKSGRAFEELKDFQSAAKTYREMLELETLSGTKEAAEARQRLEQLGV
- a CDS encoding tetratricopeptide repeat protein, which gives rise to MNLQQAFKMTTVAACLFLAAATEGRAQADGPEELYRKGVGEFAAGNFSEAARFFKELIANFGNEPSLAAQMEGAFYAYGCCLYNLGQHADAIEAFKTYATKYPAARFRDEALYRVGVAHQILEAWDAAITAYRDLLAQYPRSAYAEDAAYQVGMAFMLQDKLADGVQAFTDFMGAFPGSDYWGQAGAFIARALFDQDKAVEAIDMLRKLEQRPRSWSVVTYCNFLAFEIGDAAFDETEYELALKAYRRVKPRAVLLRRQRETVEGLRAELDRFRRAKPTPEQVQARFMQERRLQGSLAQGEELLKKLEALPDYDASLFHRIGRCFFNLDRFWEARVAFMRVVEVASEDKIREAGHFDLVLCLSRLRRFDELIAEGDRYLDRYDPEWERN